The genomic stretch TACGGAACTACCGATAAGGGGCAAAAAGACGATAAGTAGATACATAATTTCGACTGTGATCAGACAACCAAAAATCAGACAATGACAGAGCGGCCCGTAATAAGTGCCAGACccccaacaaaagaatggatTAAAGGGATAGAGTGTTATCAGGAGACGTTAGGTTTCGCTTCGGAATTGAATaaaacttcttttttttttcgtcaCGTTTTCGCTCATCAATTGTTTGATCTGCCGCTAACACCACAATATTCGTCCTTTTGGGGTTAATGCTCGCAATGGTGAATCGATCATTCGATCTCTTTTTCCCTTTCCTTTTGTTGTGAGAACGGAATGGAAGAAAAGTTATGAAACCCGCGATGGCTACTGAATAACCTCCTTTGACTCTCTTAATAATAAAGCCTTTTACCTTTGTATTCGTTCGCCAAATCTTGTTCAGTTCCATCCAAGCTCGGTTTTTTCTGAATCTtcgtggaagaagaagaagcggttCACCAGCCACTACATCTGTGGATCCCACCTTATCATTAAACCTGGCGGCTGCTCGCTCTTTGATCAGCGATTCGCCGGCCACTAGATCGATGAAGAATCTCTCCAAAATCCTCTTTTTGATCAGTGATTCACTTGCCACTAGATCCAGGGATCCCACCTTATTCTCAAACCTGGTGGCTCGGTTGATTGGCACTCCTGTAGGCTCTTCTTTCATACAAATTCTGGGGGTCCCAGGTCCTGCATCCACCAAGAAAAATTCTTCCCCTAAGCGTAAAACTTCAGATTGTAAGGCCTTTCTACTACATAAGAATAAACTGGAATTAGATCTTGGAAATGATCGACTCAAATAGATGCTCATCATAAGTTTTATTCCCCCCTCTTACTGTTCTATTGATCAGAAGCATCCAGTAGCACCACGCCAGTGGATTAAGTAGTGGAGTTTTCATCCAGGTTGTTCACCCTGGTAAAAATTTTATCCCTTAGCCTTTGAAAAGCATGGGATTGTACTCCCCTCTCATGGAGCTCGTCCCTAAGGCTATAGAGCTCCATTAAGGAGGGTCCCCCTGAGGCCGCACCGCACGGGGATTGTCCAGGGCCCGCGCTCCCCGTCCCGTCCAATCGCCGGTTGGGTCAAGGCCCGCCATTTGGCGGATAATATCCACCTTGACCTCGAATAGGTCCTGGGCTTCGAGGTGGGCCAAGCGAATGTCTTCGGCAGACGGCTGGGCTTTGGATGCTAAGAGTCGCCACCGTATCCGCTCAATCGAGTCTCCCCCTATAATTTCATAGGGGTAGGGGCAAATTCTTCACTAACAAGGGGCGGACCCTGATTAGCTGGTCCATCGGAAACCAGAAGGTACCCCTAATCCGAGAACACTCCTCTTAAACTCAGGGGATGCGGGACAGGTGGGGGCGACTATGGGGGATGAGGTTGGAGGTGCACAGGGACAATCCAACCAGAACGGGTGAAGGTCAAGGGGACTTTGCTATGGTGGGAATGACGGTACCCGCTTTTGTCTCGCCTTGTTTCAAAGAGGGGGGCCCTTTGCCTGTGTTTGCATAGAAGACTGCAACAGTCGCAGGTGCACGTTCGGCTCCGGCCGGAAGTCGTGAGTCAAGTATGTATTTGGCTTGTGGCTTTCGGTCCTCTCCTTGCGTCTATCTTCGCTGTGCTGTCTGGCGGAGACTTTATTGGTCTTCGCTAAATGGCTTGCCGTCTTCTGATGGAGTAACCCTGGTAGAAGGCTGAACACCTTCTAACGAATCACTAGATCATAATTAAAGGGAAGCGCTAAGGAGCAGACGCCATGGCTCATTGAGAATGCCGTTGACTGTAGGAAGTGAGTTGCTATGAAGTGTCAGGAACGAAATCCAATTGCCCCTTTTCCGATTAGAAGGCTATAGGCCAAGGGGAAGGTCCCTAGACATGAAAGCCCCACTTGGAGACTTGCATTCGCTGCACCAACATAAGAGATTCCAACAACTAAAGAAAAGTGCTCTTTAGCCGACTTCCAACTTAAGTTTAGGAAAGGAAAGCACTAGAACACATAAGAAAGGATCGGGAATCGACGCATACGAGGAACTTCCCTATtgtagagaaaaagaaaaaagcattcCTTTCAAGTCCCTCCTTACTCCTTAGTCTGTTGTCAGAGCGGCCGGAGACTGGTCTGATTCTTTTACCGCGGGAAAGATGATTAATTGCTTGCTTCAGGACTGAGAGATTCTGATTGACTCTTTACACTTGgcttgaataaaaaaaagagattacCTGACTGAGAATACGGATTATGGCTCTATGACCTCAGAGCAGCCTAAGGCAAGTTGATCTAGAATCCCGCTTTATACCATTTTCAAACCTCTATCCTTGAAGTTCTTACCTCTCTACTACTGTAATTTAGCCTTTTCAAGCCTGAGATGAGGAAGCAGAGTTACGGACCAGAAATGAGAGACTTGTTTCCAGTTAACCTTTCCCTCTCCCAAGGTTCTTAGTTTAGGACTGAGACGGATTTCTTGCTCCTTCGTAAGGAAATTCTAAAGAAGCTAGACCCTTTCATGAAGCTAGAGTTGAAAGATGATAggaatttctttccttttaggctGAAGAGGCTGGAATAGTCTACTTCATTTCATCTGGAAGGCCAGCCTAAGTAATTCAATCCAAGACTTCAGATAAGGCAGTAGGCTCGAGAGATGTAAATCCAGACTTCTTGAACTCAATCCTGTAAAGAGTTATCAATACTTTGCTTTCTACCTGCTCTGTCTgacttctttatttttctcagTCTGCCGGGGATGTTAAGGAATTTAATTACAGGTTTTCGACCTCCCAAcgtcttctctttctcttaacCTTTCCTAGCTTTTTAGATGCTTTTAGGTCGGTGCTGTATGGTCAATATACATACCTGTGCTTTAAGGCTGAATCTCCTCCTGAATGTGTAGATCTAATCAGTCACATGCAGTTCGGGCCGTTTGCTACTAAAAAGAGATGGCAGTTCTCACCTTCTGGTGAAGGACAAGGGCTCAACAGCAAATTAGCGGATTCCAAGGGTATTAGAATTCCATACCTTGCTTTCGGGGATGACGAAGTCAATCCCATCTTTCTCAATCGTTGGCTTTTGCCAAAGGGTTGTTAGGAGTTGGGAGTTACGTCTCTAATAATGTTAATAAAGACCTGACTAATCTTTCCCACTTAATTCTACATTATAAGGGGAATTTGCAAGGCTTGTTCTCTCTGGATCTCGTTAGTTAATATAGCTAGGTTGCTTTCCGTTATGCATTGAATCACAGGGCTCTACTACCAGATCTGGTGAAGTAAGGGCTTTACGCTACACCCTCGACGACAGACCTTACAccgcatttagttgcatttctGCCTTGCTGCAGGTACTAAGAGGCCTCTCTCTGTTTTTGCTCTTTTCTCTAACTAAGACGATCGACTTTGCTTTCTAGCTGCTCTTTCTGACTTCTTAGTGCTTACCAAATAGAATAACAAGCACTCAAGAGTCTTTCCTCTAGCGGAAAAAGTCGCTTCTTTCCTCACTAAGTCCCCCGATCAGTGAATTGAAAGATTAGGGCAGGTGAACAGAAGGCTTTTGTAAGAGATTTTGCTTGATAAGCCTCCGACTCTGTCTATGTAATTTCGACTTGGAATCAATCCGGACTTGTCGCACTCGGGTTCTTTTCAATTATGCTCGTAGTGCTTTCATCAGTCAATGAAGTCTGAATCGAAAACTTCAATTCTTCTTGCCTTTCCTTTCTGCCCAGGGTTGGAACTTCATCTTAGGCCTTTGTTTAAGCAGCAGTAATGGGTTTCAAGGAAGAAGCGAATCTCAAGTCAGGTCGCTTTGAAAGGGATCTCGCAGATGAATGAGGGGCTGGTAGAGAAATTAGTCTTTCTGACTTGCTAGCAGGTTTGCTTCCTAACCTTATTCTGCTCCTTCCATACTTCCTGACTTTGAACGAGGTTTACTTGCACTTGCTAGCGGGTTATCACCTTCTTATCCTCCTTGCTTTAGAATAGAAAACCAGGGGAATTTCAACGCAACGGGAAGCTGGGTCAAGGAAATGCAGGTCGAATGTCTGCATCGAAAAGGGGACTGAGGGTAGCCAAAGGGCTGACAGGCTAGTAGAGCGTATACTGGTCAACCATGGATTCTAGGGGAGAATTAGCCCTACAAGGCAGGATACAGGGATTAGTTGATTAGCTGGTTCTCATATCGCCTCGCACTTCCTCCCCCTTTAAAGCTACTACAGCGCTGGGGAATGACTAGCTCTTGCTGCAAAACTAGTACCTGAAACTTACAATCTCGAGCTCTAGGGCTTACTGCTTAATAAATACTACTTGCAGGCTGACTCCTAGTACCTGTGGCAGTTTACTAGAGCACCAGCCCCGGGACTTCCTGACTTTATTCAATTCTTCTTCCGCCCTTCCTGACCTGGAATTACTTGCTTAGCTAGTTTCCTTGCTCGCGGGGTTAGACTGATAGAGGGATTAGCTGGCTCCAACTCCTACAGGGTTAGTTGGTTTATCCACTTCCTTACTTCCTCAAAAAAAGGGGAGACAGGTTTTGGAACCAGCAAACCCTAGAAGTCAAAATAAGGTTAGGTTGGTTCTAAAGCAGCTATCCCGAAGGTTGAGTCTGAGTCAGCCTCGTTCTGGTGCAAGGTTCTCTTTTCAGTAATTACTGAGGATAGCACTCTATTCTATTTAAGTAAGCTCATCGCTCTATCAAGGAAGTTAGGAGCTAGTCTGCCAAGCTTAAGAAAAAGTTCAAAGGTTGCAAGGTTGTCAGCGagtaaggaaaagaaaaggtagGCTTAGAACCAGTATACCCTATCTTGTATCCAGTAGTTAGTCTGCCTATGAAAAGAATGCTTTGGAATTGTATAAGAGCAGGCTGTGATGCGAGGACTCTCAGGGACCTACTGAAGTCTGCGATCACTCTAAAAGCGGATAGGATCAAACCTTTGATTCCCCTAGCAGCGGTTATGTCTCAAACCACCGGCAACAGGTTGAGCTCCTACGATCACACCTTCTCTTGCAAACATAGCACTGGATGGAAGGTATGCTTCATATTATGAAAAGGCCTCGTTTAACACCTCCGAAGCTTTCATTTGAGTAGTCACTACGCCCTACCCTATCGCTGAGTCTTTGGAAGCGGTTTCACTCCTTTATAGTATAGGTCGGAACTCTGGAACCTAAAGACTTTCTCAATCAGCCCTGTGCCTGTGTCAGAAAGAGATTGAGTGCGCGTTGCCTTGATTTGAGGTGAActccttttcctcttcttccgGACCGGACCCTTCCATGTGAGAAGCTGGAAGTCGAGTTATTGATGAATGAGAATCTAATGTCTTATTAAACCTTTAGGAGCAATCTGTTCATCCAACTCGAAATTACGTAAGAGAAGAACTTTAACGCCCAAAAACTCCCATGTCGTCTTTCCGGACCAACCCCCGGCAATTTCCTAAAAGTCTTTTCCCGTTTTTGGGGGGGAGCAGTCAAAGAATGAAATGAAACCCAAACAAATGAATaacccaaaagaaaaaatggaaatcGTCAAAAGAATAAGCGACATGGTTAAATCTTATTGGCAAGAGAGGGGAGCCCCCTTTGAGAATTCCGATAGAGATAAGGAAAGACAGCGAAGGGGAGTCAGAATAAACTACTCCCACTGAAACATACTCGGCTGGCTCCTTCCTATAGAAAGATTAAGTCCCGCTCGTATATCCTATATATTTCTATTTCCGAAGCATTTAGCACTAAATAAGAGGGGTCCAGAAAGGATTGATTGCCGTGGGTGAGGTTGACCTTCTTTACTTTTGAGATACTCCGAGAGTTATCCGTCAACATACATAGTTGAAAAGTGTTCTTGCTTGGTCCCAATCTGGCTAGCTTTCAAAGCAAAGTGGTTGAGACCCTTGATCCTTTATCCTTTCTACTTGCGGATTGACAGAAAAGGCAACGAAAACAGTAACTGGCCTGCGGAACTAAAAGTCCAACAGCAGGGGAATACCTATAGAATGGAGAATCTTCTCCAACTTCATAGGCCTACCTTAGGATTGAAAGGAGATCCATGGCTGTAACAGACTCATAGATTGGCCCTTCCACCTTGAGAATTCCTCCTTGCTGGGTGGAATGGCGAAAGGAATGAGAAAGACTAGATAGATTACCTTGCTTGAGCTTGATGAGATTACTGAAAATGGAATGTTTCGGCTGGGTTGGCAGCGACCAGGGACCTTATTTCAAAATAGATCTCTATGGCTGCTGGATTCTCTTAGTCATAGTCAATGGATGCATGGGGAAAAGTTAGGTATATCGGCTTCAAATCTATATCAATGTGGGGAGATACCGAAAAGGTAAACCCCGATTGCAGCCTCCAGAGACAAGGTTTATTATAAAGTCAGCGAGTTCCTATTCTATTCTGGCTATATATCTGGTCTAGCTTTATTTCCTTCGCTTACCATACAAAGCAAGCATCCAGTCTATATTCGCATGGACGAAAGCACCTTTTTCTCCGACATGGACCAAGACCCCGTATTTTCCGATCAAGACAAAAAGCCCTTAACAAGGAAAAGAAAGCGCAGCTCATTCTCCTTAGTGTACAAGGAAGAAAGGAAGGGGAAGTTTGCCTGGTCGATCTATCTACTCCAGCTTTCATCGTAGTTTTCTGGGGAAGGGCGGACGAAGCCACTTTGACAAACAGGAACCAGCCAAGTCAACAAGGTGATGGGAAATTTCCAATTAGATcgatcttcttctttctttgttatgGATAGAGGTTAGCTTTGCCAGCTGTAACCGATGCCACAAAGGTTGAAAACTGAGATTCCTTGATGCCGTTCACTTGACGTGAGGTCATTCCTTTCCACTAGCCTATACCCATCCTATGAGGAGCTTTGGATCAAATGGTGCCTAGCCGGAAGCCTGTCTGTCTGTACACACCTTATGACTCGAGTGTACCAAAAGAGATCGGATCCCGATTCAATACTTCCGAGATTTAGGGGTTGTTCTTCGCTGAGAGCTTCTTCACTCAATTACCAAGATTCAATCGACTTTCTTTTTCCGCTCGCTGCCCGATGCGTTCTTTATTAAAGCCCTGCTATACGTGCAAGGATAGGTGGAAGGCACACGCTTCTCTTTACGACGTAAAGGAAAATTTGCATTTTAGAATTCTATAAAAGTTCCTATGCTATGGCGTAAAGGAAAAGACTTTCTTCTCGGCTATTCCATCTATGGGTCATAGACTTTCTGGAGTCTCTTAAAGAGGGGATCGAAGCAAGGTCCAATcccatttatatatatattattataatacgATCATCTCACAGATGAAGAAGTGAGCTCATTCAAAACCGTGCATGAGACTTTCATCTCGCACGGCTCCTAAGtgataaaagaaagaagaactcatcttctttcttttttgattaCCTTCCTCGCGTATGTATAAGACCGAATCCATTCGATTTAGAATTTTCAAAAGGATTACTATACTAATCCTTAACTTTTCGAGGAATCCTTCATCAGTGGTTGTGAATGACCGATTTTTCTCAATCTTTATGACTGGTCGAAAAGATTGAGAAATAGAACCATCTGATTTGATTCGTTCTCAATAGCCACGAGATGATCATCTTAGGGTGATCCTTTTGTCGACGGATGCTCCTATTATACTCGTAGTCTCTGAAGGATGAGAACCGACTATGTATGTAGCACCTACATCgagaatttaagtattgtataCGTCATTAGTCCGATCCTTTGTAGGAACTACCCGTAATAACGAACTTGCAAAATGAATCTGTTTATCATAAAGGGATTCGTTGTTCCTGACTCTGCTTCACCTTAATTGTTATTTGAACAAGTAAAGTTATGTCTTGGTCCGAGTGGGAATAGCATTTCTCTTCTGCATGTCCATGgagttttgaaaaatccaaacatCTCAGAAATAGATAGAGAGGTAGGAATTTATCGAACGAACCGCACTCCTTCGTATACGTCAGGAGTCCATTGATGAGAAGGGGCTGGGGAAAGCTTAAACCCAATTCCTACAGTGATGAATATAAGCGCAATTGAGATTCCTGGGGAGTTATACATTTGTGTATTGATAAGACCATTCACTATTTCTTGAAGCTCGATCTCTCCCCCGGATGAACCATAGAGCCAAGAGAANNNNNNNNNNNNNNNNNNNNNNNNNNNNNNNNNNNNNNNNNNNNNNNNNNNNNNNNNNNNNNNNNNNNNNNNNNNNNNNNNNNNNNNNNNNNNNNNNNNNNNNNNNNNNNNNNNNNNNNNNNNNNNNNNNNNNNNNNNNNNNNNNNNNNNNNNNNNNNNNNNNNNNNNNNNNNNNNNNNNNNNNNNNNNNNNNNNNNNNNNNNNNNNNNNNNNNNNNNNNNNNNNNNNNNNNNNNNNNNNNNNNNNNNNNNNNNNNNNNNNNNNNNNNNNNNNNNNNNNNNNNNNNNNNNNNNNNNNNNNNNNNNNNNNNNNNNNNNNNNNNNNNNNNNNNNNNNNNNNNNNNNNNNNNNNNNNNNNNNNNNNNNNNNNNNNNNNNNNNNNNNNNNNNNNNNNNNNNNNNNNNNNNNNNNNNNNNNNNNNNNNNNNNNNNNNNNNNNNNNNNNNNNNNNNNNNNNNNNNNNNNNNNNNNNNNNNNNNNNNNNNNNNNNNNNNNNNNNNNNNNNNNNNNNNNNNNNNNNNNNNNNNNNNNNNNNNNNNNNNNNNNNNNNNNNNNNNNNNNNNNNNNNNNNNNNNNNNNNNNNNNNNNNNNNNNNNNNNNNNNNNNNNNNNNNNNNNNNNNNNNNNNNNNNNNNNNNNNNNNNNNNNNNNNNNNNNNNNNNNNNNNNNNNNNNNNNNNNNNNNNNNNNNNNNNNNNNNNNNNNNNNNNNNNNNNNNNNNNNNNNNNNNNNNNNNNNNNNNNNNNNNNNNNNNNNNNNNNNNNNNNNNNNNNNNNNNNNNNNNNNNNNNNNNNNNNNNNNNNNNNNNNNNNNNNNNNNNNNNNNNNNNNNNNNNNNNNNNNNNNNNNNNNNNNNNNNNNNNNNNNNNNNNNNNNNNNNNNNNNNNNNNNNNNNNNNNNNNNNNNNNNNNNNNNNNNNNNNNNNNNNNNNNNNNNNNNNNNNNNNNNNNNNNNNNNNNNNNNNNNNNNNNNNNNNNNNNNNNNNNNNNNNNNNNNNNNNNNNNNNNNNNNNNNNNNNNNNNNNNNNNNNNNNNNNNNNNNNNNNNNNNNNNNNNNNNNNNNNNNNNNNNNNNNNNNNNNNNNNNNNNNNNNNNNNNNNNNNNNNNNNNNNNNNNNNNNNNNNNNNNNNNNNNNNNNNNNNNNNNNNNNNNNNNNNNNNNNNNNNNNNNNNNNNNNNNNNNNNNNNNNNNNNNNNNNNNNNNNNNNNNNNNNNNNNNNNNNNNNNNNNNNNNNNNNNNNNNNNNNNNNNNNNNNNNNNNNNNNNNNNNNNNNNNNNNNNNNNNNNNNNNNNNNNNNNNNNNNNNNNNNNNNNNNNNNNNNNNNNNNNNNNNNNNNNNNNNNNNNNNNNNNNNNNNNNNNNNNNNNNNNNNNNNNNNNNNNNNNNNNNNNNNNNNNNNNNNNNNNNNNNNNNNNNNNNNNNNNNNNNNNNNNNNNNNNNNNNNNNNNNNNNNNNNNNNNNNNNNNNNNNNNNNNNNNNNNNNNNNNNNNNNNNNNNNNNNNNNNNNNNNNNNNNNNNNNNNNNNNNNNNNNNNNNNNNNNNNNNNNNNNNNNNNNNNNNNNNNNNNNNNNNNNNNNNNNNNNNNNNNNNNNN from Arachis duranensis cultivar V14167 unplaced genomic scaffold, aradu.V14167.gnm2.J7QH unplaced_Scaffold_112685, whole genome shotgun sequence encodes the following:
- the LOC107472471 gene encoding ribosomal protein S1, mitochondrial-like, with translation MMSIYLSRSFPRSNSSLFLCSRKALQSEVLRLGEEFFLVDAGPGTPRICMKEEPTGVPINRATRFENKVGSLDLVASESLIKKRILERFFIDLVAGESLIKERAAARFNDKVGSTDVVAGEPLLLLPRRFRKNRAWMELNKIWRTNTKVKGFIIKRVKGGYSVAIAGFITFLPFRSHNKRKGKKRSNDRFTIASINPKRTNIVVLAADQTIDERKRDEKKKKFYSIPKRNLTSPDNTLSL